The following are encoded in a window of Mycobacterium sp. ELW1 genomic DNA:
- a CDS encoding alpha/beta hydrolase: MSLVRYHTATIDGIDVFYREAGDPANPTILLLHGFPSSSHMFRNLMVSLADSYHLVAPDHVGFGQSSMPTIHEFDYSFDNLTAVTEKLIARLGLERFAIYIHDYGAPIGLRIASAAPERITAIITQSGNAYLEGFTPFWDILFAHAKDRAANERGVREYFTASKTYWQYTHGVPQDRLDRIAPEAWQLDQAGLDRKGNDEVQLQLFWDYQFNLDGYPGFQEYFRTHQPPLLVTWGRNDEIFGAAGAEAFRRDLPDGEFHLLDGGHFALETHGEEISGYIREFLGKVTG, encoded by the coding sequence ATGAGTCTTGTCCGGTATCACACCGCCACGATCGACGGTATCGACGTCTTCTATCGCGAAGCCGGCGACCCCGCCAACCCCACGATCCTTCTGCTGCACGGGTTTCCGTCGAGTTCGCACATGTTCCGCAACCTGATGGTGTCGCTGGCCGATTCCTATCACCTCGTGGCGCCGGACCATGTCGGTTTCGGCCAGTCGTCGATGCCGACGATCCACGAATTCGACTACAGCTTCGACAACCTGACCGCGGTGACCGAGAAGCTGATCGCCCGGCTGGGCCTGGAACGTTTCGCCATCTACATCCACGACTACGGCGCACCGATCGGCCTGCGGATCGCCAGCGCGGCTCCGGAGCGGATCACCGCGATCATCACGCAGAGCGGTAACGCCTATCTGGAGGGCTTCACGCCCTTCTGGGACATTCTGTTCGCCCATGCCAAGGACCGCGCCGCCAATGAGCGCGGCGTTCGCGAATACTTCACCGCGAGCAAGACGTACTGGCAGTACACCCACGGCGTACCCCAGGATCGCCTGGACCGCATCGCACCCGAAGCGTGGCAACTCGATCAGGCCGGGCTGGACCGGAAAGGCAACGACGAGGTCCAGCTGCAACTGTTCTGGGACTACCAGTTCAACCTCGACGGGTACCCGGGATTCCAGGAGTACTTCCGCACCCATCAGCCTCCGCTGCTGGTCACCTGGGGCCGCAACGACGAGATATTCGGTGCCGCAGGGGCCGAGGCGTTCCGGCGCGACCTGCCCGACGGGGAGTTTCACCTTCTCGACGGCGGCCACTTCGCGCTGGAGACACACGGTGAGGAAATCAGCGGATACATCCGGGAGTTTTTGGGCAAGGTGACCGGGT